A single Patescibacteria group bacterium DNA region contains:
- the rpsO gene encoding 30S ribosomal protein S15 gives MLDTNAKKKIIEKFATVNGDTGSPEVQIAILTERIKKLTEHLKIHGHDIHSRRGLLTMISKRKRLLNYLQDKDKKRLKTVSEKLGLAK, from the coding sequence ATGCTTGATACCAATGCGAAAAAGAAAATAATCGAGAAATTTGCCACCGTTAACGGTGATACCGGTTCTCCCGAGGTGCAAATTGCGATTTTAACCGAAAGAATTAAAAAATTAACGGAACATTTAAAAATTCACGGTCATGATATTCATTCGCGCCGAGGTCTTTTAACCATGATTTCTAAAAGAAAAAGACTTCTTAATTATTTACAGGATAAAGATAAAAAAAGATTAAAAACCGTAAGTGAGAAATTGGGATTGGCTAAATAA
- a CDS encoding DHH family phosphoesterase: MAILPNISEIRSLLEQSKEILVVTHENPNQDSLGSSLALFLSLSLSGKKVTIACPTPSTVAFSNLIGIDKVEPSLSGKNFIISLDYIEGSIEKVSYNVANDKFNLVIEPRPGAPTFGPEKVHFSSAQATPDLIFVLDCASLEELGKFYQDEKEIYSKITTINIDYHPNNLQFAKINLVEPNASSTSEIVAFFIQSLGLSLTQDMATNLLIGIESATHNFSLAQTSAGAFEATALCLKAGGKRGLLPEKETLKEAPADWLQPKIYKSAKTPSSQIPRDESRLL, encoded by the coding sequence ATGGCTATCCTACCTAATATTTCAGAAATCCGAAGTCTTTTAGAACAAAGCAAGGAAATTCTTGTTGTCACTCACGAAAATCCTAACCAGGACAGTCTGGGATCATCACTGGCGCTTTTTTTAAGTCTATCTTTATCGGGCAAAAAAGTCACGATTGCTTGCCCGACGCCGTCAACGGTTGCCTTTAGCAATCTGATTGGTATTGATAAAGTCGAACCGTCCCTAAGCGGCAAGAATTTTATAATTTCCTTAGACTATATTGAGGGTTCAATTGAAAAGGTTAGTTATAATGTCGCCAACGATAAGTTTAACTTAGTCATCGAGCCTCGACCGGGGGCTCCAACTTTTGGTCCGGAAAAAGTTCATTTTTCTTCGGCTCAAGCAACACCAGATTTAATTTTTGTGTTAGACTGCGCTTCTTTAGAAGAATTGGGTAAATTTTACCAAGACGAAAAAGAAATTTACTCAAAAATCACGACGATTAATATTGATTATCATCCAAACAATCTTCAATTTGCCAAAATCAACTTAGTTGAGCCCAATGCTTCCTCAACCTCAGAAATCGTCGCTTTTTTTATTCAGAGTTTGGGTTTGTCATTAACTCAGGATATGGCGACTAATTTATTAATAGGCATTGAAAGTGCGACGCATAATTTTTCCCTGGCCCAAACTTCAGCCGGCGCTTTCGAGGCTACGGCTTTATGTCTTAAGGCCGGTGGGAAAAGAGGTCTTTTGCCAGAGAAAGAAACTCTTAAAGAGGCTCCGGCAGATTGGTTGCAACCGAAGATTTATAAATCGGCCAAAACTCCGAGTTCACAGATACCCAGGGACGAATCAAGACTACTTTAA
- a CDS encoding helix-turn-helix domain-containing protein, with translation MKTVGEILSRARQDQHLGLDQAEKATKIRKKYLEALEFDDWQKLPSLTYARGFIVNYAQYLGLTPEMILAVFRRQANPERLEKNKIVPRGVSEPLNEPFFRLTPSKIIGFFVLTLILLFFYWLFGQYQSLVWRPKLTLERPIENEIIKSGRVWVIGKTDLGVTLFLNGQEIKPVNGEFSQEIAVDPGLVTIDITATNKFGGKNEIKRTFQVEKP, from the coding sequence ATGAAAACTGTCGGAGAGATCTTAAGCCGGGCCCGTCAAGATCAACATCTCGGTCTTGATCAAGCGGAAAAGGCAACCAAAATTCGGAAAAAGTATTTAGAAGCCCTGGAGTTTGATGATTGGCAAAAACTTCCTTCTTTAACTTATGCCCGTGGTTTTATCGTTAATTACGCTCAATATTTAGGTTTAACGCCAGAGATGATTTTGGCCGTTTTTCGGCGGCAAGCCAATCCCGAACGATTAGAGAAAAACAAAATTGTTCCCCGGGGCGTCTCTGAACCTCTAAATGAACCTTTTTTCCGCTTAACTCCTTCAAAAATCATTGGTTTTTTTGTTTTAACTTTAATTTTACTCTTCTTTTATTGGCTCTTTGGACAATACCAGTCTTTGGTTTGGCGGCCTAAATTAACGCTTGAACGGCCGATAGAAAATGAAATTATTAAAAGCGGAAGAGTTTGGGTTATAGGGAAAACCGATCTTGGAGTGACTCTTTTTCTTAATGGCCAGGAAATTAAACCCGTTAACGGAGAATTTAGTCAGGAAATTGCGGTTGATCCTGGTTTGGTGACGATTGATATCACGGCCACGAATAAATTCGGCGGGAAAAACGAAATAAAAAGAACTTTTCAAGTTGAAAAACCGTAG
- a CDS encoding AAA family ATPase: MPAQETDEVKKLEEKVKKALLPPDLQEKTDELLERISRMARTTGFTSEFEQVAHYIDWIVNLPWSQRSPDILDLKHAKSVLDKNHYDLTQVKERLLEYLAVMQLRREKETGEDKNQILKFMRAPILCFVGLVGTGKTTIAYSIAEAMGRKFVRIPFGGMGDSLDLRGQSRVRPDAEVGQVVKALKRCQTKNPVILLDEIDRVAEQARADIMGVLVELLDPEQNMAFVDHYIDYPLDLSEVLFIATCNNTTNISTAVLDRLEPIQMPSYNDEEKIAIGRDYVLPKIMEESGLTKDNLKIDEQLWPQIVRPLGFDAGVRTLERTLNGICRKIAKQIIEGKGRSYHLTTDNIKDFLPTW, translated from the coding sequence ATGCCTGCCCAAGAAACTGACGAAGTTAAAAAACTGGAAGAAAAAGTTAAAAAAGCCTTACTTCCTCCTGATCTTCAAGAGAAAACCGATGAGCTTCTTGAGAGAATTTCCCGGATGGCCAGGACGACTGGTTTTACGAGTGAGTTCGAGCAAGTTGCTCATTATATTGATTGGATTGTGAATCTGCCTTGGAGTCAACGTAGCCCCGATATTTTAGATCTGAAGCACGCAAAATCGGTTTTAGATAAAAATCATTACGATCTAACCCAAGTTAAAGAGAGACTTTTAGAATATTTGGCCGTGATGCAGTTGCGTCGTGAAAAAGAAACGGGTGAAGACAAGAATCAGATTTTAAAATTCATGCGGGCGCCGATTCTTTGTTTTGTCGGCTTGGTTGGCACCGGAAAAACGACGATTGCTTATTCCATTGCCGAGGCGATGGGAAGAAAATTCGTTCGTATTCCTTTCGGCGGCATGGGTGATTCTCTAGATCTGCGTGGTCAATCACGAGTCAGGCCAGACGCGGAAGTCGGCCAGGTAGTTAAGGCACTGAAACGTTGTCAGACCAAAAACCCCGTGATCCTTCTTGATGAAATTGACCGGGTTGCCGAACAGGCCAGAGCCGATATTATGGGGGTTTTGGTTGAACTTTTAGATCCGGAACAAAACATGGCTTTTGTTGATCATTATATTGATTACCCTCTTGATTTATCGGAAGTCTTATTTATCGCGACCTGCAATAATACCACCAATATCTCGACGGCCGTTTTGGATAGACTTGAACCGATTCAGATGCCTTCTTACAATGATGAAGAAAAAATTGCCATCGGCCGTGATTATGTTTTGCCCAAAATTATGGAAGAATCGGGTTTAACCAAAGATAACTTAAAAATCGACGAGCAACTTTGGCCCCAGATTGTCCGGCCTTTGGGTTTTGATGCCGGTGTTCGAACTTTAGAGCGGACACTCAACGGCATTTGCCGTAAAATTGCCAAACAGATTATTGAGGGTAAGGGCCGCAGTTACCACTTAACGACAGATAACATCAAGGACTTCTTACCAACCTGGTAA
- the infB gene encoding translation initiation factor IF-2 produces MKTKKTTKIVMKKPGRPPIVVVLGHVDHGKTTLLDYIRQTHIALKEAGQITQHIGAYQVDVGDQKITFIDTPGHEAFNKMRSRGANIADLAILVVAADDGVMPQTQEAIHHIREAKIPMIVAINKVDLPGINLEKIKKQLAKESVLLEGYGGQIVSLPISAKTGEGIKDLLDMIILVSEMEGLEGGESGLFEAVVIESKMDRNRGPLASILVKNGTLCQSDEIFIEGQKSRVRAIINDRGEQIKEAKPGMPVEIFGLEVIPQVGSFVTKTATTISPKVIENESVAEQTQEKTEKIKIILKADTIGTLEALTNSLGKEKAQIISSGTGDITDSDILLAKTTKAIILGFNIRIKPSVVKLAETEHVNYKIYQIIYELLDEIDEVIEALSKPTEEESLGKAEIIAEFPTKKTKIAGCRVIEGRLALGDRIKILRAEKEIGQAKIKSLHSQKVKINKASLGQECGLVFDPPLDFTIGDVVISQR; encoded by the coding sequence ATGAAGACAAAAAAAACCACTAAAATTGTGATGAAAAAACCAGGAAGACCGCCAATCGTTGTCGTTTTAGGTCACGTTGATCATGGCAAAACAACCCTTCTTGATTATATTCGTCAAACTCATATTGCTTTAAAAGAGGCCGGACAAATCACTCAGCATATCGGGGCCTACCAGGTTGACGTAGGTGACCAAAAAATTACTTTTATTGATACGCCCGGGCATGAAGCTTTTAATAAGATGCGCAGTCGTGGAGCTAATATTGCCGACTTAGCGATTCTTGTCGTGGCGGCTGATGACGGGGTTATGCCTCAAACTCAAGAAGCCATCCATCATATTAGAGAAGCCAAAATCCCCATGATCGTGGCGATTAACAAAGTGGATCTGCCGGGCATTAATTTAGAAAAAATCAAAAAACAATTGGCAAAAGAGAGTGTTTTACTCGAAGGTTACGGTGGTCAGATTGTCAGCTTACCCATTTCAGCCAAGACTGGCGAAGGCATCAAGGATCTTTTGGATATGATTATCTTAGTCAGTGAAATGGAAGGATTAGAAGGTGGGGAGAGCGGTTTATTTGAAGCCGTGGTGATTGAATCAAAAATGGATCGCAACCGCGGTCCTCTGGCTTCAATTTTAGTCAAAAACGGGACGCTTTGTCAAAGTGATGAGATTTTTATTGAAGGACAAAAAAGTCGAGTTCGGGCGATTATCAATGACCGGGGAGAACAAATCAAAGAAGCGAAGCCGGGCATGCCCGTTGAGATTTTCGGTTTAGAAGTTATCCCCCAGGTTGGCTCTTTCGTGACCAAAACGGCGACCACCATATCACCAAAAGTTATAGAAAACGAATCGGTGGCAGAACAAACTCAAGAAAAAACAGAGAAGATAAAAATTATTTTAAAAGCCGACACGATCGGAACTCTTGAGGCGCTTACCAATAGCCTAGGTAAAGAAAAAGCCCAAATTATCAGTAGCGGAACCGGTGATATTACCGATAGTGATATTCTTTTGGCAAAAACAACCAAAGCGATTATTCTTGGTTTTAATATTAGAATTAAACCTTCGGTTGTGAAGTTGGCCGAGACAGAACACGTTAACTATAAGATATATCAAATCATCTATGAATTATTGGACGAAATTGATGAGGTTATCGAAGCTCTTTCTAAACCGACAGAAGAAGAGTCATTAGGAAAAGCGGAAATTATTGCCGAGTTTCCGACGAAAAAAACCAAAATTGCCGGATGTCGAGTTATTGAGGGAAGATTAGCCCTAGGAGACAGAATAAAAATTCTAAGAGCCGAAAAGGAGATTGGTCAGGCAAAAATTAAATCCTTGCATTCTCAAAAGGTAAAAATTAATAAAGCTAGTTTGGGTCAAGAATGCGGGCTTGTTTTTGATCCCCCGCTTGACTTTACTATAGGGGATGTTGTAATATCCCAAAGATAA
- the nusA gene encoding transcription termination factor NusA, which translates to MPAIVRTEFALALNQVCTERGIDPNVVLETIKAAILAAYRKDFGEEEIEKLEAQVDPNSGEAKVLKEGKDITPPGFGRIAAQTAKQVILQRIREAEKAAVLTDYSARVGTIVNGMVLRFDGPNIIVDIGRAEGVMPPAEQVRGENYRINQRLTFYIEGIKEGIRGNEIIVSRAHRGLVEGLFRREVPEVASGAVQIKGIAREAGNRTKIAVFSDQPGVDPVGSCVGQKGVRVQAVISELGGMEKLDIIQWNDDPMTFIASSLSPAKEITVVLDQAKETAAALVPDDQLSLAIGKDGQNVRLAVKLTGWKIDIKSKSKATEEAKAVKKIKKTKKTATPKAPKTGKKLKK; encoded by the coding sequence ATGCCAGCTATCGTCAGAACCGAATTTGCTTTAGCCCTTAATCAGGTTTGTACCGAACGAGGGATTGACCCTAACGTTGTTTTAGAAACAATTAAAGCGGCTATTTTAGCCGCCTATCGTAAGGATTTTGGCGAAGAAGAGATCGAGAAACTTGAGGCTCAAGTTGATCCTAATTCTGGCGAAGCGAAAGTCCTTAAGGAAGGGAAAGACATTACTCCTCCGGGTTTTGGTCGTATTGCCGCTCAAACCGCTAAACAGGTCATCTTGCAAAGAATCCGCGAAGCGGAAAAAGCCGCGGTCTTAACTGATTATTCAGCCAGAGTCGGGACGATCGTTAACGGTATGGTTTTAAGATTTGACGGTCCAAACATTATAGTTGACATCGGTCGAGCCGAAGGCGTGATGCCGCCGGCCGAACAAGTTCGCGGTGAGAATTATCGTATCAATCAAAGATTAACTTTTTATATTGAAGGAATAAAAGAAGGGATCAGGGGTAACGAAATTATTGTTTCAAGAGCTCATCGGGGCTTGGTTGAGGGTTTATTCCGTCGAGAAGTGCCTGAAGTCGCTTCGGGAGCCGTACAAATTAAAGGTATCGCTCGGGAAGCTGGTAACAGGACGAAGATCGCCGTTTTTTCTGATCAACCCGGAGTTGATCCGGTCGGTTCCTGTGTCGGACAAAAAGGAGTTCGGGTTCAGGCGGTCATTTCCGAACTTGGAGGGATGGAAAAGTTGGACATTATTCAATGGAATGATGATCCGATGACTTTTATTGCCAGCAGTTTGTCTCCGGCTAAAGAAATCACCGTGGTTCTTGACCAAGCCAAAGAGACGGCCGCGGCTTTAGTTCCAGATGATCAATTATCATTGGCGATTGGTAAAGACGGTCAGAATGTCAGGCTGGCGGTTAAGCTGACCGGTTGGAAAATCGATATTAAAAGCAAGTCCAAGGCGACAGAAGAAGCCAAGGCCGTAAAAAAAATCAAAAAAACGAAAAAAACGGCAACACCAAAAGCACCCAAGACAGGAAAAAAGCTTAAAAAATAA
- a CDS encoding DNA translocase FtsK, with the protein MRRRYYARSLLKLKLKKQTIYSLSSVFLLGAAGISALSFTQQGTFLTKIYNLEIENFGWGTLGLPIILALYGLIFLRLKIFKLNVVLGASFFWFSLIALSRAGSLGNEIFTNIEILISGAGAFLVFFGMAVVGLTILANTSLDQVLIFFAKIFIAVFKLFKNAFFGGFGKGKKPVFVQDKLPIKVRGEEKTMSTPAVTALPPTPNLGEGLGTVVVSNASDSGIWEYPPFDLLSDGPGQKADRGDLKANAGTIEKTLESFGIAARVVEINLGPAVTQYALGIALGTKLSKITSLSNDLALALAAPTGQIRIEAPIPGRNLVGIEIPNRSLEFVTLKQMLSSDAIKEAKSKLTVTLGLDVSGSPIVTNIARMPHVLIAGTTGSGKSVLINSWIASLLYRTTPKEVKLILVDPKRVELIGYNGIPHLLTPVIVDVDKILSALKWAMSEMDRRYKLFADNSVRNIDSFNELSGFQALPYIVIFIDELADLMAYAPVEVEDAICRLAQMARATGIHLIVSTQRPSVDVITGLIKANIPCRIAFNVSSMVDSRVILDTPGAEKLLGRGDMLYIPPDQAKPTRIQGTFVSEQEISRLVAFLKSKGTPLEYTEEVTNMPLTWKKSGPGGSEGKDDLFIEAVKVVCQYDRASASLLQRRLSIGYARAARILDQLEEEGIVGPGEGAKPRDVLVRNAEEYLAGKSTSSTQGENLP; encoded by the coding sequence ATGAGGCGACGCTATTACGCTCGTTCACTTTTGAAATTAAAGCTTAAAAAACAAACCATTTATAGTTTATCTTCGGTTTTTCTTTTGGGGGCGGCGGGAATTTCCGCCCTTTCTTTTACCCAGCAGGGGACTTTTTTAACCAAAATTTATAATCTGGAAATAGAAAATTTTGGCTGGGGCACGTTAGGCTTACCAATAATCTTGGCTCTTTACGGGTTAATTTTCTTGCGTCTTAAAATTTTTAAGCTGAATGTGGTTTTAGGCGCTTCTTTTTTTTGGTTTTCTTTAATTGCTTTAAGCCGGGCCGGGAGCTTGGGTAACGAAATCTTTACCAATATCGAAATTTTAATCTCCGGCGCCGGGGCGTTTTTGGTTTTTTTCGGAATGGCGGTTGTAGGTTTAACCATTTTGGCTAATACTTCCCTGGACCAGGTTTTAATTTTTTTTGCCAAAATTTTTATCGCTGTTTTTAAATTATTCAAAAACGCCTTTTTCGGCGGTTTTGGCAAGGGTAAAAAACCGGTTTTTGTTCAAGACAAATTACCTATTAAAGTTAGGGGTGAAGAAAAAACCATGTCGACACCGGCGGTCACAGCGTTGCCACCGACTCCCAATTTAGGCGAGGGACTAGGGACCGTTGTTGTTTCTAACGCTTCGGACTCGGGTATTTGGGAATATCCGCCTTTTGACTTACTCTCTGATGGTCCTGGTCAGAAAGCCGATCGGGGAGATTTAAAAGCTAATGCGGGAACAATTGAAAAGACGTTGGAATCCTTTGGCATTGCCGCTCGCGTGGTGGAGATAAATTTAGGACCAGCCGTAACCCAGTATGCGTTAGGCATAGCTTTGGGGACCAAACTTTCGAAAATTACTTCATTATCCAATGATTTGGCCCTGGCTCTAGCGGCACCGACGGGACAAATCAGAATTGAGGCGCCGATTCCGGGAAGAAATTTAGTGGGCATCGAAATTCCTAATCGGTCTTTAGAATTTGTCACTTTAAAACAAATGTTATCTTCGGATGCAATCAAAGAAGCCAAAAGTAAATTAACCGTCACTTTGGGTTTAGATGTTTCCGGTAGTCCGATCGTGACGAATATTGCCCGGATGCCGCATGTTTTGATTGCCGGGACAACGGGGTCCGGCAAGTCGGTCCTTATTAATTCCTGGATTGCCTCTTTGCTTTATAGGACAACGCCTAAGGAAGTAAAACTTATTTTAGTTGATCCGAAAAGAGTCGAGCTCATCGGCTATAACGGTATCCCTCATCTCTTAACGCCGGTAATTGTTGATGTTGACAAAATTTTATCAGCTTTAAAATGGGCGATGTCAGAAATGGACAGAAGATATAAACTTTTTGCTGACAACAGTGTGAGAAATATTGACAGCTTTAATGAGCTTTCCGGTTTTCAGGCTCTGCCTTATATTGTGATTTTTATTGACGAATTAGCTGACTTAATGGCTTATGCTCCGGTTGAAGTTGAAGACGCGATCTGTCGTTTGGCACAAATGGCGCGGGCGACCGGAATTCATCTTATCGTTTCCACGCAAAGACCCTCAGTTGATGTCATTACCGGCCTTATCAAGGCGAATATTCCTTGCCGCATTGCCTTTAATGTTTCCAGTATGGTTGATTCCCGGGTTATTCTTGATACGCCGGGAGCAGAAAAACTTTTAGGCCGGGGAGATATGCTTTATATCCCGCCGGATCAAGCCAAACCCACTCGAATTCAGGGAACTTTTGTTTCTGAGCAAGAGATCTCGCGACTCGTCGCTTTCCTTAAAAGTAAAGGGACACCTCTTGAGTATACGGAAGAAGTCACCAACATGCCCTTAACTTGGAAAAAATCTGGTCCAGGAGGAAGCGAGGGTAAAGACGATCTTTTTATCGAAGCCGTTAAAGTTGTTTGCCAATATGATCGGGCTTCGGCATCGCTTTTACAACGGCGTTTGTCTATTGGCTACGCCCGGGCGGCAAGAATTTTAGATCAATTAGAAGAAGAAGGGATTGTTGGTCCGGGAGAAGGGGCGAAACCTCGCGATGTTCTTGTTAGAAACGCCGAAGAATATTTAGCCGGAAAAAGCACTTCCTCAACTCAAGGGGAAAATTTACCGTAA
- a CDS encoding polyribonucleotide nucleotidyltransferase, whose product MKIIKKSFEIGGRTLTFETGRLAQQANAAVLASYGETMVLAAVVSSAPKAELDYFPLSVEYIERLYAGGRIKGSRWVKREGRPSDEAILTARLVDRSIRPLFPKGYKNEVQVTVTVLSVDGENDPDILGILATSAALSISNIPWKGPIAAARVGWIAPKEGEQGHYLINPLLPELNFSELDLVVSGTKAKTIMLEGKGKQLREEIVLGAVNFAGDELEKIIKVIHELVEEVGKKKQEFEEPEINKELLKILEKDYQHKFDHILIQRIAKEEEGEELAVLSQEVFEKYEEKYGIKEINQAFDYLFKKFVRSEILEKDKRPDGRKKDEIRPISMELGVLPRTHGSAIFTRGQTQALTVVTLGAPSLEQLIEAPTGEETKRYIHHYNMPPYSVGETGRVGFSSRREIGHGALAEKALEPVIPPEGKFPYTIRLVSEIMSSNGSTSMASVCGSTLSLMDAGVPITDPVAGIAIGLITDEKKFVTLTDILGMEDFSGDMDFKVAGTKNGITVIQLDVKIPGLTEEIIKDALEKAKKARLFILEKINEAMPGPRGEISRFAPKIAVIHIPTEKIGEVIGPGGKMIRQIITQTNCTVDVEDDGTVTISGTNPEDLAKAVDWVKGLVKEVKPEEIYEGAVKRILPFGAFVEILPGKEGLVHVSQMATGFVKSPEEVVTIGQQVKVRVIEIDDQGRINLSMLFGEDAKKPVRRDRPAPRFGGSRGSSDRFRSRL is encoded by the coding sequence ATGAAAATAATCAAAAAATCATTCGAGATAGGCGGAAGAACTTTAACTTTCGAGACTGGACGACTTGCCCAACAAGCCAACGCCGCGGTTTTGGCTTCTTACGGCGAGACCATGGTTTTGGCGGCCGTTGTTTCTTCAGCGCCTAAAGCCGAACTGGATTATTTCCCTTTATCAGTTGAATACATCGAAAGACTTTATGCGGGCGGGAGAATCAAAGGTTCCCGTTGGGTTAAAAGAGAAGGTCGTCCGTCGGACGAAGCCATCTTAACCGCCAGACTAGTTGATCGTTCCATCAGGCCTCTTTTTCCTAAGGGTTATAAGAATGAAGTTCAGGTTACAGTGACGGTTTTATCGGTCGACGGAGAGAACGATCCAGATATTTTAGGAATTCTGGCGACTTCCGCGGCTTTATCTATTTCTAATATTCCCTGGAAAGGACCGATTGCTGCGGCCAGAGTTGGCTGGATAGCGCCAAAGGAAGGCGAACAGGGTCACTATCTTATTAACCCTTTACTGCCCGAACTTAATTTTTCCGAACTCGATTTGGTCGTTTCCGGAACAAAGGCCAAGACGATTATGCTTGAAGGCAAGGGAAAGCAATTGCGGGAAGAGATAGTTTTGGGAGCCGTTAATTTTGCCGGTGACGAACTAGAGAAAATCATCAAGGTAATTCACGAATTAGTTGAAGAAGTGGGTAAGAAAAAACAGGAATTTGAAGAGCCAGAAATAAATAAAGAACTCTTAAAAATCCTCGAAAAAGATTATCAGCATAAATTCGACCATATTTTAATCCAACGTATCGCCAAAGAGGAAGAAGGAGAAGAACTAGCAGTCCTTTCTCAAGAAGTTTTTGAAAAATATGAAGAAAAATACGGGATTAAGGAAATTAATCAAGCCTTTGATTACCTTTTCAAGAAATTTGTCCGTTCGGAAATCTTAGAAAAAGACAAAAGACCTGACGGCAGGAAAAAAGATGAAATTCGGCCGATTTCGATGGAATTGGGGGTTTTGCCGAGGACTCATGGCAGTGCTATTTTTACGCGAGGTCAAACTCAAGCCCTAACCGTTGTGACTTTAGGCGCCCCTTCATTAGAACAATTAATTGAAGCTCCAACCGGGGAAGAAACCAAACGTTATATTCATCATTATAATATGCCGCCCTATTCCGTAGGCGAAACAGGGAGGGTTGGTTTTTCGAGTCGTCGCGAGATTGGCCACGGAGCTTTAGCCGAGAAAGCTTTAGAACCGGTTATTCCTCCGGAGGGTAAATTTCCCTACACGATTAGGTTGGTTTCGGAAATTATGTCTTCTAATGGTTCAACCTCCATGGCCTCTGTCTGCGGTTCAACTTTATCACTTATGGATGCCGGTGTGCCGATAACAGATCCTGTAGCCGGGATTGCGATTGGTTTGATAACTGATGAGAAAAAATTTGTTACTCTGACGGACATCTTAGGTATGGAAGATTTTTCAGGAGACATGGATTTTAAAGTTGCCGGGACAAAAAACGGGATTACGGTTATCCAGCTTGATGTTAAAATTCCCGGTTTAACGGAAGAGATTATTAAAGACGCTCTGGAAAAGGCTAAAAAAGCCAGATTATTTATTCTTGAGAAAATAAATGAAGCCATGCCGGGGCCGCGGGGAGAAATTTCTCGTTTTGCGCCTAAGATAGCCGTGATTCACATTCCCACGGAAAAAATCGGCGAAGTTATTGGTCCGGGAGGGAAAATGATCCGTCAAATTATTACGCAAACTAATTGTACCGTTGACGTGGAAGACGATGGAACCGTGACGATTAGCGGTACTAATCCAGAAGACTTGGCCAAAGCGGTTGATTGGGTTAAGGGTTTAGTTAAGGAAGTTAAGCCTGAAGAAATCTATGAGGGAGCTGTCAAAAGAATTTTACCCTTTGGTGCTTTTGTCGAAATTTTACCTGGGAAAGAGGGCTTAGTCCATGTCTCACAGATGGCAACGGGTTTTGTGAAAAGTCCGGAAGAAGTCGTGACCATCGGGCAGCAAGTTAAAGTTAGGGTTATTGAGATTGACGATCAAGGCAGGATCAATTTGTCTATGCTTTTTGGTGAAGATGCGAAAAAGCCTGTAAGACGCGACCGTCCAGCTCCTCGTTTCGGCGGATCTCGTGGTTCCAGTGATCGTTTCCGCTCAAGGCTTTAA